One region of Deltaproteobacteria bacterium CG11_big_fil_rev_8_21_14_0_20_49_13 genomic DNA includes:
- a CDS encoding phosphocarrier protein HPr — translation MISKTFVISNELGLHARAAASFVKIANRFRSNITVKKDSVSVNGKSIMGVLMLAAAKGMKITVDADGADESEAINELGTLINAKFGEE, via the coding sequence ATGATATCAAAGACATTTGTAATATCCAACGAACTGGGCCTGCACGCAAGGGCCGCGGCCTCTTTTGTAAAGATAGCCAACAGGTTCCGTTCGAACATAACGGTAAAGAAGGATTCCGTATCGGTCAACGGCAAGAGCATCATGGGAGTTCTTATGCTCGCCGCAGCAAAGGGGATGAAAATAACGGTCGATGCTGACGGGGCCGACGAATCCGAGGCAATAAACGAACTTGGCACGCTGATAAACGCAAAGTTCGGCGAAGAATGA
- a CDS encoding PTS fructose transporter subunit IIA has translation MIGIVVVSHDNIAQEMVDVTKKILRDVHGIVAVNINSNAPVESNRHEISSAITEVDSGKGVLLLSDMFGGTPSNLCLSFLGRKRLEVISGINLPMLIKLAGDRGKKTFEELTEFIRDYGRKNIVIASKILEGKIN, from the coding sequence ATGATAGGAATAGTCGTAGTTTCACATGATAATATCGCTCAGGAGATGGTGGATGTGACAAAAAAGATCCTCCGTGACGTTCATGGAATAGTTGCCGTCAACATCAATTCGAACGCACCGGTCGAATCCAACCGCCATGAAATATCCTCTGCCATAACCGAGGTCGATTCAGGCAAAGGGGTCCTTCTCCTTTCGGACATGTTCGGAGGAACTCCTTCGAACCTTTGCCTCTCGTTCCTTGGAAGAAAACGCCTGGAAGTGATAAGCGGCATCAATCTGCCTATGCTCATAAAACTTGCGGGTGACAGAGGGAAAAAGACCTTTGAAGAGTTGACAGAATTCATACGAGACTACGGGCGAAAGAACATAGTCATCGCGAGCAAGATACTAGAGGGAAAGATAAACTAA
- the hprK gene encoding HPr(Ser) kinase/phosphatase — protein sequence MLAIPVIKIFRDTEEGLRLTLIKGKAGLSKKVLIPFIQKPGLALAGDMSNLYHGRIQVLGKQEIKFFASLPKDKRKEIAKAIAKVDVTCFMVTCDNEIPKDLIDACEAGKIPLFKTPLLTSTFINRITRYLEDSLMASTTIHGVLMDVFGVGVLIVGKSGIGKSELALDLLLRGHRLVADDIVNIKKKPPSTLYGSGSEIIRYHMEIRGLGIINIRDLFGISAVRDRKAIELVMELHDWDPNAEYDRLGVDDKRYTLLDVRLPFIQIPVRPGRNLAAIVEVASRNHLLKQGGHHSAREFQDKLNREIITQGKKKKEIWEMIE from the coding sequence ATGTTAGCGATACCTGTAATCAAAATATTTCGCGATACTGAAGAGGGCCTGAGGCTCACCCTTATAAAGGGAAAGGCCGGCCTTTCCAAGAAGGTCCTTATCCCCTTCATCCAGAAACCGGGACTTGCCCTTGCCGGCGACATGTCCAACCTTTACCATGGTCGCATTCAGGTCCTTGGCAAACAGGAGATCAAGTTCTTCGCATCTCTTCCCAAAGACAAGAGAAAAGAGATAGCAAAGGCGATAGCAAAGGTCGACGTCACCTGTTTCATGGTCACCTGCGATAACGAGATACCCAAAGACCTGATCGATGCATGCGAGGCCGGCAAGATACCGTTATTCAAGACCCCGCTTCTGACATCCACCTTCATAAACAGGATAACCCGCTATCTTGAAGATTCGCTCATGGCATCGACCACCATCCACGGCGTACTGATGGACGTGTTCGGCGTCGGCGTGCTCATAGTCGGAAAGAGCGGAATAGGTAAGAGCGAACTGGCCCTGGACCTCCTTCTTCGCGGCCACAGGCTCGTGGCGGACGATATCGTCAATATAAAGAAAAAACCGCCCTCCACCCTTTACGGCTCGGGTTCCGAGATCATTAGATATCACATGGAGATAAGGGGCCTTGGCATCATTAACATAAGGGACCTCTTCGGCATATCAGCCGTTCGCGACCGCAAGGCCATTGAACTTGTGATGGAGCTCCACGACTGGGACCCCAATGCTGAATACGACAGATTGGGGGTCGACGACAAGCGCTACACCCTTCTTGATGTGAGGCTTCCGTTCATACAGATACCGGTAAGACCCGGCAGAAACCTTGCCGCCATAGTCGAAGTAGCCTCGCGCAACCATCTTCTCAAACAGGGTGGGCACCACTCGGCAAGGGAATTTCAGGACAAACTCAACCGTGAGATAATCACCCAGGGAAAGAAGAAGAAGGAGATCTGGGAGATGATAGAATAG
- the ptsP gene encoding phosphoenolpyruvate--protein phosphotransferase has product MSKVINIKHEGASRGIAIGRAHILTSIGQSSPKYWIADKEITQEMTRFKNAIQKSKQQLAKTKEKLCRFHGKDQIQIIDTHQMLLQDEMLVTHAIKNIANGKINAEWAIDKAANRLKMAFVDAHDEYFRQRKYDIDYICQRIIKNLIGVIEISLYEIKEKNIILIATDLSPADIVNLPKEKVKGFITSVGGNTSHSAIIARSLEIPAMVGVEDILKKANENDLVVIDGLNGSITINPGRKEITKYKKEQAKFEKVKKILLKDAHLPAETRDGGKLKLVANIELVEEIGPALDHGAEGVGLFRTEYLYANRMDYPSEEEQFESYKTALEEMNGRPVTIRTLDLGGDKLFAGSEYADHLNPALGLRAIRFCLIEKDLFRTQLRAMLRASVHGNLRMLLPMISGIDELRTAKGIIEGVKNELKKEKKKVSSKIELGIMIEIPSAVMSADALASEVDFFSIGTNDLIQYALAVDRTNDHVAYLYNLLDPAVIAMLKKTVEAAKKAGIDVTVCGESAGDPLYILLFLGLGMDALSMNPISIPRVKKMLRTVTCNEAKELIKKVLALRSTSEIEKLVKNEMSRHLRIFEEPKTAKP; this is encoded by the coding sequence ATGAGCAAGGTCATAAACATAAAACATGAAGGCGCCTCGAGAGGAATAGCGATAGGCCGCGCCCACATACTTACCTCTATTGGACAGTCGTCCCCTAAATACTGGATAGCGGACAAAGAGATAACGCAGGAGATGACCCGCTTTAAGAACGCCATCCAAAAATCAAAGCAGCAGCTCGCAAAGACCAAGGAAAAACTCTGCCGCTTCCACGGAAAAGATCAGATCCAGATAATAGATACCCACCAGATGCTATTGCAGGACGAAATGCTCGTTACTCACGCGATAAAGAACATAGCGAACGGCAAAATAAACGCGGAATGGGCAATAGATAAGGCCGCGAACAGACTTAAAATGGCCTTCGTGGACGCACATGACGAATATTTCAGGCAGAGAAAGTATGATATAGATTATATCTGCCAGAGAATAATAAAGAATCTTATCGGCGTAATCGAGATATCCCTTTATGAAATAAAAGAGAAAAATATAATTCTGATAGCCACCGATCTTTCTCCTGCCGACATCGTCAACCTTCCTAAAGAAAAGGTAAAAGGTTTCATAACGTCCGTCGGCGGCAACACCTCCCACTCCGCAATAATCGCGAGGTCGCTTGAGATACCGGCCATGGTCGGCGTCGAAGACATATTGAAGAAGGCAAACGAGAACGACCTTGTCGTAATAGACGGTCTGAACGGATCCATAACCATAAATCCTGGCCGTAAAGAGATCACAAAATATAAAAAGGAACAGGCCAAGTTCGAAAAAGTCAAAAAAATTCTCCTTAAGGACGCCCATTTGCCGGCCGAAACCCGGGACGGCGGCAAATTAAAGCTCGTGGCCAATATCGAACTTGTGGAGGAGATAGGGCCTGCTCTTGATCACGGAGCCGAAGGCGTGGGCCTTTTTCGCACCGAATACCTTTATGCAAACAGGATGGATTATCCTTCCGAAGAGGAACAGTTCGAAAGTTATAAGACAGCGCTGGAGGAGATGAACGGACGCCCTGTCACGATAAGAACGCTCGACCTTGGCGGTGACAAGCTCTTTGCCGGAAGCGAATATGCCGACCATCTGAATCCGGCGCTCGGCCTGCGCGCGATAAGGTTCTGCCTCATTGAAAAGGACCTTTTTAGGACACAGTTAAGGGCCATGCTTAGGGCGAGCGTTCACGGGAATCTTCGCATGCTCCTCCCCATGATATCCGGCATCGACGAGCTAAGGACCGCAAAGGGTATAATAGAAGGCGTAAAGAACGAGCTAAAAAAGGAGAAGAAAAAGGTCTCATCTAAAATAGAACTTGGAATAATGATAGAGATACCCTCCGCCGTCATGAGCGCCGACGCGCTGGCAAGTGAGGTCGACTTTTTCTCCATAGGAACGAACGATCTCATACAATACGCGCTTGCGGTGGACAGAACGAACGACCACGTTGCCTATCTATATAACCTGCTCGACCCGGCGGTCATCGCCATGCTCAAAAAGACGGTCGAGGCGGCCAAAAAGGCCGGAATAGACGTAACGGTCTGCGGAGAGTCGGCCGGAGACCCTCTTTATATACTTTTGTTCTTGGGCCTCGGCATGGACGCTCTCTCGATGAACCCTATTTCCATTCCACGGGTCAAGAAAATGCTCAGGACCGTCACTTGTAACGAAGCGAAAGAATTGATAAAAAAGGTGCTTGCGCTAAGATCAACCTCCGAAATAGAAAAGCTCGTAAAAAACGAGATGTCCCGACACTTGAGGATATTTGAGGAGCCAAAAACAGCAAAGCCATAA
- a CDS encoding transcriptional repressor, giving the protein MQQPRKAKRRDSVIKAFEAIAVKGRHVTVDELFDRTRKIDPKIGYTTVWRTLKLLMEQGLASAQKFNDGFTRYEYTKKEEHHDHMICTKCGRVEEFLNPAVEKLQVQAADSHGFVITNHKMELYGHCKRCKNDR; this is encoded by the coding sequence ATGCAACAACCCCGCAAAGCAAAACGAAGAGATTCGGTCATCAAGGCCTTTGAGGCCATTGCCGTCAAAGGAAGACATGTGACGGTAGATGAGCTGTTCGACCGGACAAGGAAGATCGATCCCAAGATCGGTTATACAACCGTGTGGCGAACGCTGAAGCTTTTGATGGAGCAGGGTCTTGCCTCGGCGCAAAAGTTCAATGACGGCTTCACAAGATATGAATATACAAAAAAAGAAGAACACCATGACCATATGATCTGCACAAAATGCGGCCGTGTCGAGGAGTTCCTGAACCCCGCCGTGGAAAAACTGCAGGTTCAGGCGGCTGATTCTCACGGTTTTGTGATCACGAACCACAAAATGGAGCTGTATGGCCATTGTAAAAGGTGCAAAAATGACCGCTGA
- a CDS encoding ferrous iron transporter B, which translates to MTAETKKIVLVGQPNVGKSVVFGCLTGRYATVSNYPGTTVEVSRGNAKTGDHTCEIVDTPGLYSIFPITEEERVSLRVIENEYPDLIVHVIDAKNLERMLPLTFQLKLTGIPVVVAINMFDEALAMGMTIDTSLLSDRLECPVIATVAITNQGINQLIHTISEYTKHKAQTANHEWPPFSEHLMKEWYKRSLDICGLVIKKREKPRGLSRIDKIIISPFTGSVILALILYLGLYKFVGVFGAGVVVNFLEGIFLDHINPWLLNMAESYVPWPAVQQLLVGEYGILTLGIRYATAIILPIVGLFFFVFAIIEDSGYLPRLSFLLDRVFKKIGLSGKAVIPMVLGLGCDTMATMVTRTLPTRRERLIAILLLSLCIPCSAQIGVILGLLGGTPYVLVTWFVIIVLIFGFVGALLSWLVPGAKPSFIVEIPPMRVPQIANVLAKTFARMKWYFKEIVPLFVLASFLIWLGQLTGIFDKLVKAVSYPLLMMGLPASASPAFIFGFFRRDYGAAGLYDLHKQGVFTNNQLLIAVVVLTLFLPCITQFLITIKERGLKAGFGISLFVLLFAFLTGILLNFTLINAGINF; encoded by the coding sequence ATGACCGCTGAAACCAAAAAAATCGTGCTCGTGGGCCAGCCCAACGTCGGCAAGAGCGTTGTATTTGGATGCCTGACCGGAAGATACGCCACCGTTTCCAATTATCCGGGAACGACGGTCGAGGTCTCGCGCGGAAACGCAAAAACAGGAGATCATACCTGCGAAATAGTTGACACCCCCGGACTTTACAGCATATTTCCGATAACCGAAGAAGAGCGTGTAAGCCTTAGGGTGATAGAGAACGAATATCCAGACCTTATCGTGCATGTTATCGATGCAAAGAACCTTGAGAGGATGTTGCCGCTGACGTTCCAGCTTAAACTGACGGGGATACCGGTCGTGGTCGCCATAAATATGTTCGATGAGGCGCTCGCAATGGGGATGACGATCGATACCTCCTTACTTTCGGACAGGCTAGAGTGCCCCGTAATAGCCACGGTCGCAATAACCAATCAGGGAATAAATCAGCTGATACACACCATTTCGGAATATACAAAACATAAGGCCCAAACGGCAAACCATGAATGGCCGCCATTTTCAGAGCATCTAATGAAAGAATGGTATAAAAGATCGCTTGATATCTGCGGCCTTGTGATAAAAAAGAGGGAAAAGCCAAGAGGGCTCTCGCGTATCGACAAGATAATCATATCGCCTTTTACCGGGAGCGTCATCCTCGCCCTCATACTTTACTTGGGGCTCTATAAATTCGTCGGTGTCTTCGGTGCCGGTGTGGTCGTCAACTTTCTGGAAGGGATCTTTCTGGATCACATCAATCCGTGGCTCTTAAATATGGCCGAAAGTTACGTTCCGTGGCCGGCGGTACAGCAGCTCTTGGTCGGCGAATACGGAATATTAACTCTTGGGATAAGATACGCGACCGCGATCATCCTTCCTATAGTAGGGCTATTCTTCTTTGTCTTTGCCATCATCGAGGACTCCGGTTATCTGCCGCGGCTCTCGTTTCTGCTTGATCGGGTCTTTAAAAAGATAGGGCTCTCCGGCAAGGCCGTTATTCCGATGGTCCTGGGGCTTGGGTGCGACACGATGGCCACAATGGTCACGCGCACGCTCCCGACAAGGCGTGAACGCCTGATCGCAATTCTTCTGCTCTCTCTGTGCATCCCCTGCTCCGCCCAGATAGGCGTGATCTTGGGACTTTTGGGCGGCACACCGTACGTTCTTGTGACGTGGTTCGTGATAATAGTCCTTATCTTCGGCTTTGTGGGCGCACTGCTTTCATGGCTCGTTCCCGGTGCAAAACCTTCGTTCATTGTTGAGATACCGCCGATGAGGGTCCCTCAAATCGCTAACGTCCTCGCCAAGACCTTTGCCAGGATGAAGTGGTATTTTAAGGAGATCGTTCCGCTTTTCGTCCTTGCAAGTTTTCTGATATGGCTCGGCCAGCTGACGGGGATATTCGATAAATTGGTAAAAGCGGTCTCCTATCCGCTTCTGATGATGGGGCTTCCGGCCAGCGCCTCGCCCGCGTTCATATTCGGTTTTTTCAGGCGCGATTACGGCGCGGCGGGGCTGTACGATCTCCACAAACAAGGCGTGTTCACTAATAATCAACTTTTGATAGCCGTTGTTGTGCTGACGCTCTTCCTTCCATGCATCACGCAGTTCTTAATAACGATCAAAGAACGTGGCTTAAAGGCCGGCTTCGGAATATCGCTCTTTGTGTTATTATTTGCCTTTCTGACGGGCATTTTACTAAATTTTACATTGATAAATGCGGGCATCAATTTTTAA
- a CDS encoding PTS fructose transporter subunit IIA has translation MLENYLDISLIEPALKAATKEGILEEISSLVHKRYPSISKETIDTALLEREHIDSTGIEKGIAIPHAKIEGMERLAISISIARDGIDFNSHDKALTFLFFTLLAPKNEVVDHIKVLARLAKLLRDESLRKKLTGARTAEEIYNTMIEADKRSC, from the coding sequence ATGCTGGAAAATTATTTGGACATATCGCTTATAGAACCCGCCCTTAAGGCGGCGACAAAGGAAGGTATCTTGGAAGAGATATCCTCGCTAGTACACAAAAGGTATCCATCTATAAGCAAAGAGACGATAGATACGGCGCTTTTGGAGCGCGAACATATCGATTCGACCGGCATTGAAAAGGGAATAGCCATTCCACACGCCAAGATAGAAGGAATGGAAAGGCTCGCGATATCGATAAGTATCGCAAGGGACGGAATAGACTTCAACTCTCACGACAAGGCCCTCACTTTCCTATTTTTCACCCTCCTCGCCCCCAAAAACGAGGTGGTGGACCATATAAAGGTGCTGGCAAGGCTTGCAAAGCTTTTGCGTGACGAATCTTTAAGGAAAAAACTGACAGGTGCAAGAACGGCCGAAGAGATATATAACACGATGATTGAGGCGGATAAGAGATCATGTTAG
- a CDS encoding methionine adenosyltransferase — translation MKSTQNYPFTSESITEGHPDKVSDQISDAVLDAILKEDPKGRVACETLCTTGLVLIAGEITTNINVDYQTLARETIREIGYTEAGIGFDADSCSVLTAIHKQSPDIARGVNTGEGLFKEQGAGDQGLMFGYACTDTEELMPMPITLAHNLTLKLAELRKKGTLPFLRPDGKSQVTIRYENGKPAHADTVIISTQHSPDIEYAELRETIINQIIKNVVPANLFDKDTQLFVNPTGRFVVGGPHGDTGLTGRKIIADTYGGMGSHGGGAFSGKDPSKVDRSASYAARYIAKNVVASGVADRCEVQLAYAIGYPDPVSVLVNCHGTAKIDPVKIGAAVREIFPMKPADIINQLKLLRPIYKKTASYGHFGRNDPDFTWERTDKAAALKNLLNI, via the coding sequence ATGAAGTCAACACAGAACTATCCGTTCACGTCAGAGTCGATAACCGAGGGCCACCCGGATAAGGTGTCCGATCAGATATCTGATGCGGTGCTCGATGCTATCCTTAAAGAGGACCCGAAGGGCCGCGTTGCCTGCGAGACGCTCTGCACAACAGGGCTTGTGCTCATCGCCGGCGAAATAACCACCAACATCAACGTCGATTATCAGACGCTGGCAAGAGAAACCATCAGAGAGATCGGTTATACAGAAGCCGGTATCGGATTCGATGCCGACAGCTGCTCCGTTCTCACCGCCATACACAAGCAGTCTCCCGATATTGCACGGGGCGTTAACACGGGCGAAGGCCTCTTCAAAGAGCAGGGAGCTGGAGACCAGGGTCTCATGTTCGGATATGCCTGCACGGATACAGAAGAGCTTATGCCGATGCCCATCACCCTTGCACATAATCTTACTTTAAAGCTTGCCGAGCTCCGCAAAAAGGGGACCCTCCCCTTCTTACGGCCGGACGGCAAGTCTCAGGTCACGATAAGATACGAGAACGGCAAACCGGCGCACGCGGATACGGTTATTATTTCGACCCAGCATTCACCGGATATTGAATACGCAGAATTAAGAGAGACCATCATCAACCAGATAATCAAGAATGTCGTCCCTGCGAACCTTTTTGACAAAGATACACAGCTCTTCGTTAACCCGACCGGAAGATTCGTTGTTGGCGGACCGCACGGTGACACAGGGCTTACCGGCAGAAAGATCATCGCCGACACCTATGGCGGAATGGGAAGCCACGGCGGCGGGGCCTTCTCGGGCAAAGATCCTTCAAAGGTCGACAGAAGCGCATCCTACGCGGCACGCTATATCGCAAAGAACGTGGTCGCCTCGGGCGTTGCAGACCGTTGTGAGGTTCAGCTCGCATACGCCATCGGTTACCCCGATCCCGTATCAGTACTTGTCAACTGTCACGGAACGGCAAAGATAGACCCAGTAAAGATCGGCGCGGCGGTCAGAGAGATATTCCCGATGAAACCGGCAGATATCATCAACCAGCTTAAGCTCCTAAGACCCATTTACAAGAAAACCGCTTCGTACGGTCATTTCGGCAGGAACGACCCCGACTTCACATGGGAAAGGACCGACAAGGCCGCGGCGCTGAAGAACTTGCTGAACATTTAA
- a CDS encoding adenosylhomocysteinase yields the protein MNFDIKDRSLAEKGKLRIEWAAQDMPVLKQIKARFEKEQPLKGQRIAACLHVTTETASLMETLKAGGAEVVLCASNPLSTQDDVASSLVVNSGISVHAIKGEDNNTYYKHINSALDLKPTITMDDGADLVSTILKDRHDLIPTLIGGTEETTTGVIRLRSMANDGVLKFPVIAVNDAQTKHFFDNRYGTGQSTIDGIIRATNRLLAGSTFVIAGYGWCGRGLAMRAEGEGAKVVVTEIDPLKAIEAVMDGYTVLPMNEAVKDGDIFCTVTGNKDVVRREHFEAMKSGAIVCNSGHFNVEIALEELAKISTKRRHVREFVEEFTLKNGNVVNILGDGRLINLAAAEGHPSCVMDMSFANQSLSAEHLAKNYKSLDKKVYSVPEAIDRKIAELKLAAMKVDIDKLTPEQEKYLSSWQEGT from the coding sequence ATGAACTTCGATATCAAAGACAGATCACTTGCGGAAAAGGGTAAGCTTCGTATCGAATGGGCGGCGCAGGATATGCCCGTTCTAAAACAGATCAAGGCGCGTTTTGAAAAAGAGCAGCCTCTCAAAGGCCAGCGGATCGCCGCATGTCTTCATGTGACGACCGAGACCGCAAGCCTCATGGAAACCCTCAAGGCCGGCGGAGCCGAAGTTGTCCTCTGCGCCTCCAACCCCCTTTCAACACAGGATGATGTCGCATCGTCTCTTGTCGTTAACTCCGGCATTTCGGTGCATGCCATCAAGGGCGAAGATAATAACACCTACTACAAGCACATAAATTCAGCCCTCGACCTCAAGCCTACGATAACGATGGACGACGGAGCCGACCTTGTCTCTACGATACTCAAAGACAGACACGACCTTATCCCGACGCTTATCGGAGGAACGGAAGAGACGACCACCGGCGTCATAAGGCTTAGAAGCATGGCAAACGACGGCGTCCTAAAGTTCCCCGTCATCGCGGTGAACGACGCCCAGACAAAACATTTCTTCGATAATCGTTACGGCACCGGCCAGAGCACGATAGACGGCATCATAAGGGCCACCAACAGGCTCCTCGCAGGATCCACATTTGTCATCGCAGGTTACGGATGGTGCGGACGCGGCCTTGCAATGAGGGCCGAGGGAGAAGGCGCCAAGGTGGTGGTGACCGAGATCGATCCGCTAAAGGCCATCGAAGCTGTCATGGACGGCTACACAGTGTTACCCATGAACGAAGCGGTAAAGGACGGCGACATTTTCTGCACCGTTACCGGGAATAAAGATGTCGTCCGCCGCGAACACTTTGAGGCCATGAAGAGCGGCGCGATCGTCTGCAACTCCGGACATTTCAACGTAGAGATAGCGCTTGAAGAACTTGCAAAGATCTCCACAAAAAGAAGACACGTTCGCGAGTTCGTGGAAGAGTTCACGCTCAAGAACGGTAATGTCGTCAATATCCTGGGCGACGGAAGACTGATAAACCTCGCGGCGGCCGAAGGACATCCTTCGTGCGTCATGGACATGAGCTTTGCCAACCAGTCCCTTTCGGCCGAACACCTCGCAAAGAACTACAAGAGCCTCGACAAAAAGGTATACTCTGTCCCCGAGGCCATCGACAGAAAGATCGCCGAATTAAAACTTGCCGCAATGAAGGTGGATATTGACAAATTGACCCCAGAGCAGGAAAAATATCTCTCAAGCTGGCAAGAGGGGACATAA
- the pepT gene encoding peptidase T encodes MVNKERLLDNFIKYVKMDTRSSHENAETPSSKGQFELAKVVIDDLKQAGLKDIILTKDCCLYGTIPGSIKSSTKIPTVGFVAHFDTTPDVPGENVQPNIINNYQGEKITFTKNSELFLDPAEEINLKKCIGNTIITSDGTTLLGADDKAGISALVELAHYFDDHNDQPHGDIKIGIMPDEEIGVGSEKFNLKEFGADVIYTLDGSFVGDIDIESFNGFKAKVTVQGNAAFPGYGKNIYLSSSRIISEFVSEMPDELWPENCSDRQDIFWADEIKGGVGSSEMIIFLRSFDLSGIENQVKILHKIKDDLLKKYPKAKINIEVSEMYKNYKNELDKDRRVVDYAIEAMKKIGITPNSQYVRGGSDACHFCFSGVLSTNLFIGMQRMHSFKEWVSLEVVEKSAETAISISKVWAEKSMI; translated from the coding sequence ATGGTCAATAAGGAACGTCTTCTGGATAACTTTATTAAATATGTGAAAATGGACACAAGGTCATCACATGAAAACGCCGAAACTCCCAGCTCGAAAGGTCAATTTGAACTGGCCAAGGTCGTTATTGATGACCTAAAACAGGCCGGATTAAAAGATATCATTCTAACAAAAGATTGTTGTCTGTATGGCACAATACCCGGGAGTATTAAATCTTCGACCAAGATCCCAACCGTTGGATTTGTCGCACATTTTGACACCACCCCTGATGTCCCAGGAGAAAATGTTCAGCCTAATATAATTAATAACTACCAAGGAGAAAAAATAACATTCACTAAGAATTCGGAGTTGTTTCTGGACCCTGCGGAAGAGATCAATCTTAAGAAATGTATCGGAAACACGATCATAACATCTGACGGCACGACATTATTAGGTGCCGATGATAAAGCCGGGATATCAGCCCTGGTTGAACTGGCTCATTACTTTGATGACCATAATGATCAACCACATGGTGATATTAAGATAGGAATAATGCCCGATGAAGAGATCGGTGTCGGCTCTGAAAAATTCAACCTTAAAGAGTTTGGCGCTGATGTTATCTATACGCTCGATGGAAGCTTTGTGGGTGATATCGACATTGAAAGCTTTAATGGATTTAAGGCAAAAGTCACAGTACAAGGAAATGCGGCATTCCCTGGTTATGGTAAAAATATTTATTTAAGTTCATCGCGCATCATATCTGAATTTGTTTCAGAAATGCCGGATGAGCTTTGGCCTGAAAACTGCTCTGACCGTCAGGACATTTTTTGGGCTGACGAAATAAAGGGAGGAGTGGGCAGTTCCGAAATGATTATATTTTTAAGATCCTTTGACTTGAGCGGCATAGAGAATCAAGTGAAGATACTTCATAAAATAAAGGATGATTTGCTAAAGAAATACCCAAAAGCAAAGATCAATATTGAAGTTTCTGAGATGTACAAGAACTATAAGAATGAATTGGATAAAGACAGGCGCGTGGTTGACTATGCTATAGAGGCCATGAAAAAGATCGGAATTACTCCCAACTCGCAGTATGTAAGGGGTGGTAGCGATGCTTGTCATTTCTGCTTTAGTGGTGTCTTGTCAACGAACCTGTTTATCGGTATGCAAAGAATGCACAGCTTTAAAGAATGGGTCTCTCTTGAAGTCGTTGAGAAATCAGCGGAAACAGCCATCAGCATATCCAAGGTATGGGCAGAAAAGTCTATGATCTAA